One Lactobacillus sp. CBA3606 DNA segment encodes these proteins:
- a CDS encoding zinc-ribbon domain-containing protein, with product MEETTRFCFKCGEKISSDVDFCPKCGAKQPNNQEQNTVTPQPTATQTVNNYQEPVQAKADEKTGWLVFWGWVAAVIALFVPIIGVISIVLGAMVIKKHRTVAGTVLIVFAIIFIILGLTGFSEGFFGAI from the coding sequence ATGGAAGAGACAACAAGATTTTGTTTTAAGTGTGGGGAAAAGATTTCTAGTGACGTTGATTTTTGTCCAAAATGTGGCGCAAAACAACCTAATAATCAGGAACAAAATACAGTAACACCACAGCCTACAGCTACACAAACGGTTAACAATTATCAAGAGCCAGTTCAAGCGAAAGCTGATGAAAAAACTGGTTGGTTAGTATTCTGGGGCTGGGTTGCAGCTGTTATTGCGCTTTTTGTTCCAATTATTGGCGTGATTTCAATTGTTCTAGGCGCTATGGTGATTAAAAAGCACCGAACGGTTGCAGGGACGGTTTTAATTGTTTTTGCTATTATTTTTATTATTCTAGGATTAACCGGATTTTCTGAAGGATTCTTTGGTGCAATCTAA
- the nth gene encoding endonuclease III codes for MLKDHQIVWAIHQMEAEIGPVGPSLDSRTPFQYLVSVILSAQATDVSVNKVTPRLFAAYPTPKDLMVADVTAVEDIIRSVGLFHNKAKNIIKTARIVHEDLHDVVPTTRKGLMALPGAGRKTANVVLSDVFEQPTFAVDTHVSAIAKRLYFVDQSASPLQVENKIVGVLAPAELHQAHHTMIEYGRKYSMKLTPAKEVCQLIIDCDKLNEENEAEV; via the coding sequence ATGTTAAAAGACCACCAGATTGTTTGGGCAATTCATCAAATGGAAGCTGAGATTGGACCAGTGGGGCCGTCATTAGACTCGCGCACCCCGTTTCAATATCTGGTCTCCGTAATTTTAAGCGCGCAAGCGACGGACGTTTCTGTTAACAAGGTGACGCCGCGTTTATTTGCGGCTTACCCAACGCCAAAGGACTTAATGGTGGCGGATGTCACCGCTGTTGAAGACATTATCAGAAGTGTGGGCTTGTTTCATAATAAGGCCAAGAACATCATCAAGACAGCGCGAATCGTACATGAAGACTTACATGACGTCGTGCCAACCACCCGTAAAGGCCTGATGGCGTTACCTGGGGCCGGACGAAAAACCGCCAATGTCGTTTTGAGCGATGTCTTTGAGCAACCCACCTTCGCAGTGGATACCCATGTTTCAGCCATCGCCAAACGTCTGTACTTTGTCGATCAATCCGCCTCACCTTTGCAGGTTGAAAATAAGATTGTCGGAGTACTAGCACCAGCGGAATTACATCAAGCACATCACACAATGATTGAATACGGTCGTAAGTATTCCATGAAGCTCACACCGGCTAAAGAAGTCTGCCAGCTAATCATTGATTGCGACAAGCTGAATGAAGAAAACGAGGCTGAAGTCTAA
- a CDS encoding zinc-dependent alcohol dehydrogenase family protein, with the protein MKTAVFIEPGKMVAQDLPKATIKAPTDAVLKVVRACVCGSDLWWYRGLAKRPANSPAGHEAIGIVESVGAEVTNVQPGDFVIAPFTHGCGHCAACLAGFDGDCQNNTDSEVVGYQGEYLRFTNADWALVKIPGQPADYTDAQLNDLLALSDVMATGYHAAVSAEVKAGDTVVVMGDGAVGLCGVIAAKLLGAQRIIAMSRHADRQQLAQEFGATDIVAERGTAAVERVMALTAGAGADAVLECVGTAQSVDTAVQVGRPGAVVGRVGVPQKAEMNTNNLFWKNIGLRGGIAAVTTADRQVLLDAVLKGAIHPGKVFTQRFDLDHIQDAYTAMDQRTAIKSLLVISD; encoded by the coding sequence ATGAAAACAGCAGTATTTATTGAACCTGGAAAAATGGTTGCACAGGACTTACCTAAAGCGACGATTAAAGCGCCAACGGATGCCGTCTTAAAGGTAGTCCGGGCTTGTGTTTGTGGGTCCGACCTTTGGTGGTATCGCGGTTTAGCCAAGCGACCAGCCAATAGTCCCGCCGGCCACGAAGCGATTGGGATTGTTGAAAGTGTCGGCGCTGAAGTGACGAACGTGCAGCCGGGTGATTTTGTGATTGCGCCGTTTACCCATGGTTGTGGGCATTGTGCCGCTTGTTTAGCTGGTTTTGATGGTGATTGTCAAAATAATACTGACTCTGAAGTAGTCGGCTATCAAGGTGAATATTTACGGTTTACGAACGCTGATTGGGCTTTAGTCAAGATTCCCGGCCAACCGGCTGATTATACCGATGCTCAATTAAATGATTTATTGGCGTTATCCGACGTAATGGCGACCGGGTACCATGCGGCCGTTAGTGCGGAAGTTAAAGCTGGTGATACCGTCGTCGTGATGGGCGATGGTGCCGTGGGGTTATGTGGCGTGATTGCGGCCAAATTATTAGGTGCGCAGCGAATTATTGCGATGAGCCGGCACGCTGATCGGCAACAATTAGCACAGGAATTTGGTGCAACTGATATCGTTGCCGAACGTGGAACCGCGGCTGTTGAGCGAGTTATGGCGTTAACGGCCGGCGCCGGCGCTGATGCTGTCTTAGAATGTGTCGGGACCGCGCAATCTGTTGATACCGCTGTTCAAGTTGGCCGACCAGGCGCTGTAGTTGGGCGCGTTGGGGTGCCACAAAAGGCTGAGATGAATACGAACAATCTTTTCTGGAAAAACATCGGCTTACGGGGCGGGATTGCCGCGGTTACGACCGCTGATCGGCAAGTCTTATTGGACGCTGTCTTAAAAGGCGCCATTCATCCGGGTAAGGTCTTTACACAACGGTTTGATTTGGACCATATTCAAGACGCTTATACGGCGATGGATCAACGAACTGCTATTAAGTCATTGTTAGTAATTAGTGACTAA
- the yaaA gene encoding peroxide stress protein YaaA encodes MKIIIAPAKKMIVDSDSFAVTALPSSLAQTTLILQALRRLSYPAAKALWHCSDRLAQVNYDWLQRLELTTALTPALLSFSGIQYQYMAPDIFTAPALTYCQDHLRLLSGFYGCLRPFDGVVPYRLEFQAKLAVAGTHNLYEFWGNRLYQALQLGPTEPVINLASEEYAKAIYPYMQPQQPFITIVFASLVNGQLKTKATRAKMARGAMVRFLAEHQVTEPATIQQFDHPDYHFDSARSTATRLVFCDQK; translated from the coding sequence ATCAAAATTATCATTGCACCCGCTAAAAAAATGATTGTAGATTCCGATAGTTTTGCTGTCACTGCTTTACCCTCATCCTTAGCCCAAACAACTCTGATTCTGCAGGCTTTACGCCGATTATCCTATCCAGCAGCTAAGGCCCTTTGGCATTGTAGCGATCGATTGGCCCAAGTTAACTATGATTGGCTCCAACGTTTGGAACTCACAACGGCTTTGACGCCCGCTTTACTCAGCTTTAGCGGCATTCAGTATCAATATATGGCCCCTGATATTTTTACGGCACCGGCGCTAACCTATTGTCAGGACCATTTGCGACTTTTATCTGGTTTTTACGGTTGCTTGCGTCCATTTGATGGCGTCGTGCCCTACCGGTTAGAATTTCAGGCCAAGTTAGCCGTTGCCGGCACCCACAATCTCTATGAATTCTGGGGCAACCGCCTTTACCAAGCCTTACAATTAGGCCCGACTGAACCGGTGATTAACTTGGCTTCAGAGGAATATGCCAAAGCCATTTATCCTTACATGCAGCCACAACAGCCCTTTATTACGATTGTCTTTGCCAGCTTAGTTAATGGGCAACTAAAGACCAAGGCCACCCGTGCTAAAATGGCGCGAGGCGCGATGGTCCGCTTCCTCGCAGAACACCAAGTGACCGAGCCCGCTACCATTCAGCAATTCGATCACCCTGATTATCACTTCGATTCGGCTCGCTCAACAGCCACTCGGCTCGTCTTTTGCGACCAAAAATAA
- a CDS encoding SDR family NAD(P)-dependent oxidoreductase, protein MKDFKDKVMFITGAAHGFGQVIAEAGAKRGMRIAMVDIDEPALKTTYQAVTDAGATAIMIGADVTKEAAVNAAVDQTMAKFGQIDLLVNNAGIALPGRIWELPTRDWEWIMHINLMSQVYAMKRIIPIMLKQKTHADILNVASIAGLVDTPGMPSYHASKFASVGMTEATAYDLQRIKADIDMHVMCPGFVQTDLYHTENHRPDQYRDDTDPYYQSEAYLKGQQFAKYVITSGKPIDTIAATVFKALEDNRFYILTHPEFNPLIADRVDRIIHDGAPDVHVMDGLM, encoded by the coding sequence ATGAAAGATTTTAAAGATAAAGTCATGTTTATTACCGGTGCGGCCCATGGATTCGGGCAAGTTATTGCTGAAGCAGGGGCGAAACGTGGCATGCGGATTGCCATGGTTGATATTGATGAACCGGCCTTAAAAACAACTTATCAAGCTGTCACAGATGCCGGTGCCACTGCCATTATGATTGGCGCAGATGTCACCAAAGAAGCCGCAGTGAATGCGGCGGTCGATCAAACCATGGCCAAATTTGGTCAGATTGATTTGTTGGTCAATAATGCCGGTATTGCGTTACCTGGGCGGATTTGGGAATTACCAACGCGCGACTGGGAATGGATTATGCATATCAACTTGATGAGCCAAGTTTACGCGATGAAACGGATTATTCCAATCATGCTGAAGCAGAAGACGCATGCAGATATTTTAAATGTGGCGTCGATTGCTGGGTTAGTCGACACCCCCGGCATGCCATCGTACCATGCTAGTAAATTTGCTTCAGTTGGGATGACTGAAGCGACGGCTTATGATCTACAACGGATTAAAGCGGATATCGATATGCATGTGATGTGTCCTGGTTTTGTTCAGACGGACCTCTATCACACGGAAAATCATCGCCCAGACCAATATCGCGACGACACGGACCCTTACTATCAAAGTGAAGCTTACTTAAAGGGCCAACAATTTGCGAAGTACGTTATTACGTCTGGCAAACCAATTGATACGATTGCGGCGACGGTCTTTAAGGCGCTCGAGGATAATCGGTTCTATATCCTGACGCATCCTGAATTTAACCCATTGATTGCAGATCGAGTTGATCGCATTATCCATGATGGTGCGCCTGATGTACATGTCATGGATGGACTCATGTAA
- a CDS encoding acetoacetate decarboxylase family protein: MASFIASNDDMKNFLNLPSMNDQAGIGFAYATDETMLKKLIPAPLKLLAPVVCGYVVHMGKPTFSAPYLEQSLFALVSYKDKMMGAYPISLLLHGPGAESGVIAGREGAGIPKKLADAIELRRNDNSATATVQRHGKTLLDVSWTAGELNDPSIMQQFAGQLALGKEAEMNSFFYTYDLDQHPDGSNHFTNVELVATQLRSLADQVEPGNLTITMNSTDDDPFGELKVLKPLGAAWFHFDTSVMFNTLKLEQVDAATTMPKLLTSRYDRTFFNPKATTYTI; encoded by the coding sequence ATGGCTAGTTTTATTGCAAGTAACGACGATATGAAAAACTTTTTGAATCTGCCTAGTATGAACGATCAAGCTGGGATTGGGTTTGCTTATGCGACGGATGAAACCATGTTGAAAAAGTTAATTCCAGCGCCATTAAAATTATTAGCGCCAGTGGTTTGTGGGTATGTGGTCCATATGGGGAAGCCAACGTTTAGTGCCCCTTACTTGGAACAAAGTTTATTCGCCTTAGTCAGTTACAAAGATAAGATGATGGGGGCCTACCCAATTTCGTTATTGCTACACGGTCCTGGAGCTGAAAGCGGGGTTATCGCAGGCCGTGAAGGTGCTGGGATTCCTAAAAAGTTAGCTGATGCCATTGAATTACGGCGTAACGATAATTCGGCAACGGCGACTGTTCAACGCCATGGCAAAACATTATTGGATGTTTCATGGACAGCTGGTGAACTGAATGATCCTTCGATCATGCAACAATTTGCCGGTCAGTTGGCACTAGGTAAGGAAGCTGAAATGAATAGTTTCTTCTATACCTATGACTTAGATCAACATCCGGATGGCTCTAATCATTTCACGAATGTTGAACTTGTAGCGACACAACTACGATCATTAGCTGATCAAGTGGAACCGGGGAATTTAACGATTACCATGAATTCGACAGATGACGATCCGTTTGGCGAATTGAAAGTTCTGAAACCACTCGGGGCCGCTTGGTTCCACTTTGACACCTCGGTGATGTTCAATACATTGAAGTTAGAACAAGTTGATGCGGCGACAACGATGCCAAAATTATTAACAAGTCGCTATGATCGGACTTTCTTCAACCCGAAAGCAACCACTTATACGATTTAG
- a CDS encoding nitroreductase family protein, which produces MTQTKPTMVNNDFSDVVFNRHSVRSFDPEVKIPRPELQAMIAEAAKAPSACNLQSWHFVVIDTPAAKEKFKQSVMSFNYPQVDSAAAIVFIAGDTQSHFVYRDVWNQVYKAGKITKERLDQILGTFLPMYEHATPDFLKFDATIDCSVVGMQLLLVARAHGYDANAFSGIDFEHMIPTLGLDPKRYIPVMGIALGKAAGEPLHTDRYDAKTLTDFLAD; this is translated from the coding sequence ATGACACAAACCAAACCTACCATGGTTAATAATGATTTTTCAGATGTGGTTTTTAACCGCCACTCAGTTCGTTCTTTTGATCCAGAAGTTAAGATTCCCCGCCCAGAACTACAGGCGATGATTGCTGAAGCTGCGAAAGCGCCCTCGGCTTGTAATTTACAATCTTGGCATTTTGTGGTGATTGATACCCCAGCTGCTAAGGAAAAATTCAAGCAGTCAGTCATGTCTTTCAACTACCCCCAAGTGGATAGTGCCGCTGCAATTGTCTTTATCGCTGGTGATACGCAATCCCATTTCGTCTATCGTGACGTTTGGAATCAAGTTTATAAGGCGGGTAAGATTACTAAAGAACGCTTGGATCAGATTTTAGGGACTTTCCTACCAATGTATGAACATGCGACGCCGGACTTTTTGAAGTTTGATGCCACGATTGATTGTTCAGTCGTTGGGATGCAGCTCTTATTAGTTGCTCGGGCGCACGGCTACGATGCGAATGCCTTTTCAGGGATTGATTTTGAGCATATGATTCCAACGTTAGGCCTTGATCCAAAACGCTACATTCCAGTGATGGGGATTGCGCTTGGAAAAGCTGCGGGTGAACCATTGCATACGGATCGGTATGATGCAAAGACGTTAACCGACTTTTTAGCAGATTAA
- a CDS encoding CdaR family transcriptional regulator — translation MKLKQVMQHLATKFEVTDCLTPATAALVINQAQFENKDRSPIGSQTLLLQLPVAQKVRLSCDVQGTWQLVGTLQLGAKQLTVAQTQNQLLRLLFMLGKLLQPATTGLATLNDLAIDAITADFDPIFDRAVRLVQNPLAIIDLNGQVLSRSHMTKLNGASIQAAVGTNQIGKWLLERGFEPEKLDFLTQIYVAADQLSAVPMLVTPLAHRQEPLGYLVMPALTTPLNTQHALLINDLSKIIAGSLVKNQIMPTAASQRDRLLNMLLTERQSATFDAQFKEQNVKLPTEMVLIKCDPLADQAPMILQQRLQYLLRPLFTQSLISVYRQHCLALVTISLAAYNSAEFKAQLQRITQQADCRLIVSNYYVRPEDTAAAYLVCSRTAKLKTIHTRVVFCEDEFYNLALARVNHIEILPFFVNPALKALISYDATNKTTLVPTLDAYLTATCNLTRTAKQLYVHPNTLRNRLKAITTITGCDLRDAETCFKLASGFKLQRFLIDNNDSVATQSVQPK, via the coding sequence ATGAAACTTAAACAAGTGATGCAGCATTTGGCCACTAAATTCGAGGTGACTGATTGTTTAACACCGGCGACGGCAGCATTAGTCATAAACCAAGCGCAGTTTGAGAATAAAGACCGGTCGCCGATTGGGTCGCAGACGTTATTATTACAGCTACCAGTTGCCCAAAAAGTTCGTTTGAGTTGTGATGTACAGGGGACTTGGCAGCTGGTAGGGACGCTTCAGCTAGGCGCAAAACAACTAACCGTTGCCCAGACGCAAAATCAACTGTTGCGTTTACTTTTTATGCTCGGAAAGTTATTACAACCGGCAACGACTGGATTAGCGACCCTCAATGACTTGGCAATTGATGCGATTACAGCGGACTTTGATCCGATTTTTGATCGGGCAGTGCGCCTAGTTCAAAACCCGTTAGCCATCATTGATTTAAATGGGCAGGTCTTATCACGGTCACATATGACCAAGCTCAATGGGGCGAGCATCCAGGCGGCCGTGGGAACTAATCAGATTGGTAAGTGGTTATTAGAACGCGGCTTTGAACCAGAAAAGTTAGACTTTTTGACGCAAATCTATGTGGCCGCAGATCAGCTTTCAGCGGTACCGATGCTAGTCACACCATTGGCACATCGGCAAGAGCCCTTAGGTTATCTGGTGATGCCCGCTTTGACGACGCCACTAAATACGCAACATGCGCTCCTGATTAATGACTTAAGCAAGATTATTGCAGGGTCGTTGGTTAAGAACCAAATTATGCCGACGGCGGCATCGCAACGGGATCGATTGCTCAATATGTTATTAACGGAACGGCAAAGTGCCACTTTTGATGCGCAATTTAAAGAACAAAACGTTAAGTTGCCAACTGAAATGGTTTTAATCAAGTGCGACCCCCTAGCCGATCAGGCGCCCATGATTTTGCAACAGCGGCTGCAGTATTTATTACGACCACTGTTTACACAAAGTTTGATTTCGGTATATCGGCAACATTGTTTGGCACTAGTGACGATCAGTTTGGCCGCTTATAATAGTGCAGAATTTAAAGCCCAGTTACAACGGATTACACAGCAAGCGGATTGTCGATTAATCGTTTCAAATTATTATGTGCGTCCAGAAGATACAGCGGCGGCTTATCTGGTCTGCAGTCGGACGGCCAAGTTAAAAACAATTCACACGCGTGTGGTTTTTTGCGAGGATGAATTTTATAACTTAGCGTTAGCACGAGTTAACCATATTGAAATTTTACCGTTTTTTGTGAATCCAGCTTTAAAGGCGTTAATCAGCTATGATGCAACGAATAAGACGACGTTAGTGCCAACTTTGGATGCGTATTTAACGGCGACGTGTAATTTGACGCGCACGGCCAAACAACTTTATGTGCATCCGAATACGCTCCGGAACCGGTTAAAAGCGATTACGACCATTACGGGGTGTGATTTACGCGATGCTGAAACTTGTTTTAAGTTGGCGTCTGGGTTTAAACTACAGCGATTTTTGATTGATAATAACGATAGCGTGGCAACACAGTCGGTGCAACCGAAATAA